The genomic DNA CTCAATTGACTAAAACAGAATGTTGGTGCTCTCTAACTCAAAACATGAtcttaataaattaaaacaatttaaaatatgaaaattataacGAAAAGCTCTTAATACTGtttatttgaacaaaaaatcacatttttattctaaaaaatcaatccttatattattaattcacaacacatttttattattttcattaaaacttaaagtttttaaatcattttcattatttttcttttaaaatatcgCATAAAGGCCATTAAAACAGTATGTCTTTGCTCTCTAACTCAAAGCATAATCTCAATAAATTGAAACAGTTCAAAATATCGTCTTAGAAGGGCCATAATCTAAGAGAAACTTAATAAACAAAgaaattgttcataaaaaaacaactttaaatattattaaatattatttgattaTAAAGTACCCCTAGTAAAAGGGCTTTCACACCAACAAGAACAACATAAGAACAACAGAAAGGCACGAAGGCCTATAAATCCCAAAGACCCAAAGACCAAAAGACCCAAAGGCCCTTCACCTCATCCCTCAAACCTCCACAACTCCCTTGGCCTCCTCCTTCACCTCCTTCCCCTTCCCATCCTTCCCAGAAGCACTTTCCTCAACCTCAAAAGCACTTACAGGAAAAGTCCTAAACAACCCAGCAGGGGTCTTGAAGGTGATCTTCCCAGTTGGAGGGTCATCAACGTAAATGTCACTGAGCTGCACCCACACCAGAAGCTCCTTGGTCTTCACCCCTGTCAGTTTCTTGATCTTGCCCTTCTCAACAATGGCTGTGACCTCAGGGGCATAACTGACCAACTTCCCAATTTTCTCAAACTTGTGGGTGTAGCTCTTCTTCTGCTTGAGCCACACAAAGCCAGTTTCTCTGATAATCCCACACTCCTCAATGTCCTTGAGGGGCAAGAGGCCATTGGGGAGGAAGATTTCTGAGAGAAGCTGCTTTGATTTTTGTTGGCAGATTTCATCTCCATGGTAGAGCTCATCTGCTTTGGACTTGATCTCTGCTGTGATGAGAGAAGACATTTCGgtctttttctaattttgttgGGGATTGTTCTAGATTTTGTGAAGTGGTGAGTAAGTTGGGCTTGGGATGTTTGAAGTGTGGAAAGTGGTCGGGTTTATGTAGGTGTGGAGATAGTACTTTGCCCTTGTTGTTTGTCTAAATCACCAAAATGCCATTGGAGTTTTGTCCTTGTATATCTTAAAGAATTGCAAGACGTGCcattgattgttttttttttttttttttttaacaaacgatattatatacattaaGGAGGAGggatgggtttagcctcacaatgaattagcaataatgtggtttaaattcgtttttgaaaACATGGATTAAGAATTTGATCATGGAAATCAAATATATTAAGTGTGAGtatcattttgatttttgacaAATCGTGCATTTACTAAAACATAAGAATCACAAAATACGTGGGCTCACATTAAATTCAATTATCGCATACATGAACAATCAAAATATCAAGTCACCAAGGTGTTTATCTTATGCATAAACAACCATGTATTATTTGGATTCATATCGACTTTCTTAGTTTCACATAAGTAAGCATACCATATCTTAGGTATTTATTATCCTCGACCACAACGGGAGGTCAAGTGATTATGAACGAATTTCAAGTTCATATTCCACACGGCACGTTCTAGGTTTGATTTCTAGTACTGttgaatcacacgatggtgcCCAAAGGGAGGTTGAAATGTCTCTGTGAATCTTTTCAGTGCCCGAAATAGTGGACTGATATTGCAAAGCCACCAGTTGatctatttgaaaaaaaaaatatttaccaTCCTTACATTCATGCAAATGGAACGTGAAATCCATCCAACTAAATGAAGACAAAGGATAACACTCTAAAAATGTTATCATACactccttgttgtacaaatttCTTCATATTATCAGTAAACCAAAAGCTAATTGGTGATTGATTTGAGTTAAGCCCATGCAACTTAATCCATAAACATCTAACTTAATTCACAGTGGTGGAAAGGTATTGTGTCATTGCATGACGACGTGGGTTCGAATCCCGTCGGTAGCTAATTTAGCATATAACTTACTAATGCTATCACTTgactcaaaaaagaaaaatttacaaaCATGGGCACCGTGTAATTATGGTGAAGAGTAGGGGCCTTTAGGACCCATCATTCGCACatttggaaagggatcctcttagGATCCCTTTCTCTTAATCCACAAAATTAAGGAATTTGTGCCgttcaaatttaatcaaacgaTTAAAGTtaatataacttttaaagtgagctCATATTTATAacagttggatcaaattttaataataCGGATTTCCGGATTTGATGAATTAAGAGGAATGGATCTGGAGATGATCAATTTCCCACACATTTATGGTGGAGTTGGGGAGAGTTATGGCGAATTTAAGGTTGGGAAGAGGGGGGTTGAGGTGTAGCCACTCATATAGCACCACGTGTATTGCAGTTGGGGAACGGTAACGAGATGAGAGAAGAACCATGAAACAAAATCACGTCCTCTCACCTGAACTACACTCCtttaattattcatttttttttttaagattttggTGCATGCAACAATAAATACTTCAAATTGGGTCCCTTCTTTTACTTCAATTTTGCTACTGCCTACCATCCAACCAATTCTTTATTTGACATTTAAAGATAACtatttacagaaaaaaaaaaaaacaatgtcaaAGAATAATGTAGTTCAGACACATCTCTCATTCTGGTCACTGTTCTAAAAGTTTATGTCTAACGTTGGTTAGATCTCGTCTAGTATTGCTAGGTGACTGACTACtattatgattttaaatttctatttaaaaaataagCAAGGGCGTATAAACATGCTTAGGCGCTCACTTAGTCCACCTAGATAGggagctttatatatagagaccAAAACTTTCACTATTATTAAAGAACTCCACTAGTTTTTAAATATGTCAAGGAgatacaaaaacataaaaacaactaaaacCCAGCCCAAAAAATGgaaacaatgttttaaaatattacTCATACCCTAAGACCTTAGAATTATTAATAGAATCCAACCctacaacaaaattaatatgtgtCATAAGTTTAACCCATCATCGAGTATTTCTGTAGAATCAGTTTTGAAACTATATGCACAATCAGTTTGTATCATTTATTactagaatcagttcaacccatcatcgtccatttttgcagaatcagttcaatcagttctcgaccatttttgcagaataaGTTCAACCCGTTCTCGAACATTTTTgaagaatcagttcaacccgtgtTCGATCATCTTTGCATAACCAGTTCAACCTGCATTCGACCATATTTGCAGAATCATTTCAACCCGTTCTCGACcattttttgcagaatcagttcaacccgtgtTTGATCGTTTTTGCTAAACCAGTTTAACCCGCATTTGACCATAtttgcataatcagttcaacTTGTCCTTaaccatttttgcataatcattttAACCCGTCCTAtaccatttctacacaatcagttcaacccatctTCGACCATTCTTGCAGCATCAATTCAACCTGTATTTGatcatttttgcataatcagttcaacccgtatTCGACCATATTTGCAAAATTAGTTCAACCCGTTCTCGATCATTTTTGCAGCATCAGTTCAACCTATATtcgatcatttttgcagaataAGTTCACCTGTCCTggatcatttttgcagaatcaattcaacctgtattcaaccatttttgcagaatcagttcgaCCTGTATTCGAACAtatttgcagaatcagtttaacTCATCATCAACCATCTTtgcaaaatcatttcaatcCGTCATCaactatttttgcagaatcaatttcAAATAACAACCTAGAAAAAATTATTTAGTTAACACAGCTGCACTAGTCTAGGTAAATAATAAACAAAGAGAGATCCTTAAATCCTGCCGACCCGATGACGAAATCTGATTTCTATTCCAAGCCAAAATACTGCTACCACCATCATATTGTGTCATTAGATTTTTAGCTTTCTTCACCCTCCATAATACTTTATGCAGTTGAATGGTATTATGCGTGACattgagaaataataataatattcaaTAATTTAATAGAAAAGAAGATTTGTGACTGGTTTTGTTATTTAAGTCTCCATGCTTTTCTTATACGAACTAAACTACTAAGGTTACAACAAACTACATACAAATCATCAATTCAACCTCTCCTCGACCTTTGTGTAGAATAAGTGTGTATTGTTTTAGTAATTAGTTTGtatattttcaacaaaactaCATATGTGCTATCAGTCCAACCCGTTCTTGATCAATATTGCAAAATTAATTTCGAAAACATGTAGAATCAATTTTGCATAAAAATCCATTGTTCTCCTGGAAGCATGAAGTCCATCGCACCCAAGATGAGAGGGGAAAATGAGTTCTTGATTGAACATTGCCTGGTCTAAAGCTTGCCTCTTTCCTAACTCGGATTCACATATTCATCCGGAAGAACACTCAAAACATGTTTCGTTTTTTAATACTAGACGACAGGGGCATACATTTGATGCAAAAGATCAAACTAGTTTGGAATTGTGATGCAGTTGTAGACTTCTGAAACTAACTTGGACTGTTCAGATGGATGCAAGTAagagaaaaacgaaaataataaGAGGacgaaatgacatttttccccaCATTCACAACATTCAAATTGGGTTATTAAATTATGAACATGTTATAGGTGACTACAGATTAATGAGCTTTGAGTTGTCTCATAGATTGAATAAAAGGGAGGTTAATTTGTTGACTTAGACATCGGATTGGGGATTTCAagaagcctttttttttttactcttaattaacaatttaatatattgtaagatataataaaaaaaaaaaaaaaaaagaaacgggTTGATATACATTTGAGCAAAAATGGCAAATTTTGTATACAGATAAGAAAACTACGAGCATGGAATTTTGAGAACCCTAGAAGTTACGTTTCAGAGAATTCCTTACTTCCATTGCAGGCTCAATGGAGATCTCAGCCAACCAAATATGGTGAAGGAggtagaagtgtgaaaagagaaagagagagagaagggaacaCAATGTGAAAAACCTTTACCACTCTAAAAGGTATCTTCATAACTTAAACTCCATCGAAAAAGAAGTCAATGATGTCATCTTCTACATGTATTAATTTTGTCTCtctttgaaatgttttaaaagtgttgtcttaatataaaattaagtattaaaagtatACTCTATGTGTAATTTTTCCCTGTTAGATATTTatatgaacactcattataggTTTGCTCCTCATGTTTTTAATATGctctaaatttttaaaattggcCTAATCAGATAAATAGTCATCGCGGTGATAAGGTAATCAGAAGATATTCTTcatggtaaaaataaaaaaataaaaaataaaaaatttaacccTTGTGGTGTTGTCCTTTAACAAATTtagttcaaaaataatttttttcgttAAATATTCATTAAATACAAGAATAAAAATGTACTTTAACATGTccacatcttcttcttcctactGTATTTTGCATTATAGAGCAACAACTCAAGAAAATCgtacataaaaacaaacaacTAACGCTCGTTCATCCAAATCTCTACCACGCCATATTCGATCGCATTTTTCAACACGAAGTCACCTTCTAGTAACAAGCAAAATCAACACGTTTGCACAAACAAATTAAGCAAAAATGGTTCAAAACTATGTAAGGAGAATGTATTGATAAATTAGTTTATTACCTTGGAAGAAGACTTCTAGTTAGCCAATGAAACTCTGTAAACAACTCCAAAAAGCACCTTCACCCCAACTTTTTCCCCAAAACAAAATATCCTGCAAACCCGATCATTCTAGGAAGATCAAATGTTTcgaattaaatttgcaaatcaaatgatatgattgttgatgattgaattattactcaaGCGctgattaacatgtttattttctattgctaatatatcatttaatttgtaaatttaatttaaattttttatctttttaccaTTACCAAACCCACAAATATCAACACAAAACCCACTTCAGAATTTCAATCAAAATCCacaatttaaacaaaaatacgGCATGCGCTCAGAACCGGAACATCACCAGGGGCCATGAGCGTCAAGCCATCAGATTTGGGGACTAGTGCTTCTGTATGTGATGTCGCCGCATTCCATCACCGTGCACGGCAGCCCCAATCCACATCCAGAAACTAGTCGTGGAGGGCGTGAACACCAACGGCGTTTTGGAAGTTGAGATTGTGAATCTCAATGAACTAGGTTGCTGGCATTCAAAGGTGAGTTTGGTTTTGAGTTTTCTGCCGAGAAATGCGGAGGTGCCTTTTGATTGGTAAGGACGGAGCTTGGCCGCTCCGATGAAGGAATCCATGTGCTTGCTGATGTACAAGATGCAAAATACAACACCCTGAAATGGAAGAAAGTGAAATTAGAGAGAGGGAAGAGGAAGGTGTAAGGgtcaaattacatttttatcctGTATTTAACgaatatttaatgaaaaaatcaGTTCTGAACTAAATTTATTAAAGTTGTACATCACGAGGAAAAATGATGTTACATTTTAGGAGGAGAATTTGAACCGGAACGTTTTTTCATATTGGAAGATGAATTTTAAAAGACTAAATATTTGTCGAAAGATAAATTCAAATTCAGATGCATGACGATACAacacattaattataatagagtTAGTCAATTACGGTACAAAAGTTGGGCAACTTAAAAAATTGAAGTTCAGAATCTATTCCATGAGAAAAGGtctacaaaattcaaattccCCCATTTTGCAAAAAGTATTACGTAAACAAAAGTATGGTACAAGCTTGTAAACTTGGTTTACCCAAAAGGATAAAATGCCCCATCTCTATAAATTTTATCTCCAAGATATTTTCTTTAAGTCATGTATTCATAAAGTCTAGGATGATGtcttaacttttcttaatttgtaagatttttttttttttttgtgtgtgtgtgtggaagtTTTggcattttttgttattttggatCCGTTTCACATTACCATTTGGTTTGCAGTTACTTATTTTTCACTACATTGACTCCTATCGATTTAAATTTCAAAGATAACAATTGTTCAAGCAAAAACAAACGAAcaaacaatttttgttttccGCTTGACTATAAGATAAATGTAAATGATATTGTAGTTAACaaaaaatcttttgacaaaagaaattaaaattttattttacttagttattattttataattcaatCATGTTGGATCCATGAACCTACTCTTATAAATTTCATGAAGGGCATGAGTTAAAATTACACCAAGAAAATCTTATCATCATACACGGATAGTCTGGTAAcgatgacatttttttttttcaaaacatttataCATCAAATTGAATCATATAATTTTTACATATTAGGTGCGATTCCTGATACTGGTGAATCATGTACTCGATGATGGCAGAGGAGGTTGAAATGCTATTTCGACCTGCAAAATAGTAGATTGTTGTAGCGAAATTACCGGTTAATCCATTCTTTAAAATAATGGAATATTTACAAAACTTTGCTTGCGAAATAAGTACGATAGAGaagcaaaatattaatgatTGTGTATCAGCATGGCCTCACAACATAAAT from Pyrus communis chromosome 17, drPyrComm1.1, whole genome shotgun sequence includes the following:
- the LOC137722629 gene encoding uncharacterized protein, with translation MSSLITAEIKSKADELYHGDEICQQKSKQLLSEIFLPNGLLPLKDIEECGIIRETGFVWLKQKKSYTHKFEKIGKLVSYAPEVTAIVEKGKIKKLTGVKTKELLVWVQLSDIYVDDPPTGKITFKTPAGLFRTFPVSAFEVEESASGKDGKGKEVKEEAKGVVEV